The following proteins come from a genomic window of Dongia rigui:
- a CDS encoding TetR/AcrR family transcriptional regulator, whose product MTKPIAALAIPDPSAACFEHVRDPETGEEMPAKAAQVMEAGSKLFTEHGFGAVSMDQVAKTAGVSKATVYAHFQSKEQLFVAIVRAACLSYAENVMPEVRDAMDMRAALTRIGRSIAGFLTAPRTMAIYRVIVAEGPRFPDLARRYYETGPRTFKRLLTQYLTEAVGHGDLKIDNPRLAAEQFCQMVRGPLYMQVLLGIVDDPESLSVDTVVDGAVEVFLRAYGPDSRPAA is encoded by the coding sequence ATGACGAAGCCCATTGCCGCTTTAGCGATCCCCGACCCGTCCGCCGCCTGCTTCGAGCATGTGCGCGACCCGGAGACAGGGGAAGAAATGCCTGCCAAGGCCGCGCAGGTCATGGAGGCAGGGTCCAAACTCTTCACCGAGCACGGTTTCGGCGCCGTGAGCATGGACCAGGTGGCCAAGACCGCTGGCGTCTCGAAGGCCACCGTCTACGCCCATTTCCAAAGCAAGGAGCAGTTGTTCGTCGCCATCGTGCGCGCGGCCTGCCTGTCCTATGCCGAGAACGTCATGCCGGAAGTGCGCGATGCCATGGATATGCGGGCAGCGCTGACCCGGATCGGCAGGTCCATTGCCGGTTTCCTCACCGCGCCCCGCACCATGGCGATCTATCGCGTCATCGTGGCGGAGGGGCCGCGTTTCCCCGATCTCGCCCGGCGCTATTACGAGACCGGCCCGCGCACCTTCAAGCGGTTGCTCACCCAATATCTGACCGAGGCGGTTGGCCACGGCGATCTCAAGATCGACAACCCACGCCTTGCCGCCGAGCAATTCTGCCAGATGGTGCGCGGACCGCTTTACATGCAGGTCCTGCTGGGGATCGTCGATGACCCGGAATCGCTGTCGGTCGACACAGTGGTCGATGGCGCGGTCGAGGTATTCCTGCGTGCCTATGGTCCCGACAGCCGGCCAGCTGCTTAA
- the rlmH gene encoding 23S rRNA (pseudouridine(1915)-N(3))-methyltransferase RlmH, protein MKIRIIALGRAKAGPEKSLVETYMKRLTWPSEIVELEAKKGISGAELMAAEADLIEKALNAKGGAKRVIIALDERGQNLPSRDFAKRITALGNQGYSEITFIIGGADGLASAIRDRAGLLLSFGAMTWPHMLVRVLLMEQIYRAQTIIAGHPYHRD, encoded by the coding sequence ATGAAGATTCGCATCATCGCGCTGGGCCGCGCCAAGGCCGGCCCCGAGAAATCGCTGGTCGAGACCTATATGAAGCGCCTCACCTGGCCCAGCGAGATCGTCGAGCTGGAGGCCAAGAAAGGCATCAGCGGTGCGGAACTGATGGCAGCCGAGGCCGATCTTATCGAGAAGGCGCTGAATGCCAAGGGCGGCGCAAAGCGCGTCATCATTGCCCTTGATGAACGCGGACAGAATCTCCCCAGCCGCGACTTCGCCAAGCGCATCACGGCACTGGGCAACCAGGGCTATAGCGAGATCACCTTCATCATCGGCGGCGCCGATGGCCTGGCGTCCGCCATTCGCGACCGCGCCGGCCTGCTGCTTTCCTTCGGCGCCATGACATGGCCGCATATGCTGGTACGGGTGCTGCTGATGGAACAGATCTACCGCGCCCAGACCATCATCGCCGGACATCCCTATCATCGGGATTGA
- a CDS encoding murein hydrolase activator EnvC family protein — protein sequence MTSPIFLHRLFTAACVLALGAACPAAMAQSTNDLKNVQQEMESNQKKAEELANKAAALDKEVADLQTALISAAADVQKREREVTEIEETLGSLGESEQEKEAALMRGRRELSATLVALQRLSTMPRQALLFGSEKPIDMARSARLLSLTTPVLDARARSLQSELNEIKELRQEMALRRDDLTAALAQLAGENKRLSDLVAKKSGLRQSTLAETDATKQRLQRLADQAKNLQDLIARLEHTQAENPTDQGSDDDAEPAESDDAQVAALTPDPPKKAARLKKPADLRAFPKDISKLTRPVSGKIVTKFGSATETAGSMKGTEVETRPGAQIVATFDGQIVFEGPFRGYGQILIIEHTGGYHTILAGLDRVVVEVGQWLKAGEPIGRMGAAGRLETASAAEAGSAGDGSGSNLGDGRPRLYVELRHNGQPFDPAPIFKTNNSN from the coding sequence GTGACCTCGCCCATCTTCCTGCATCGACTCTTCACGGCAGCCTGTGTGCTGGCGCTCGGTGCTGCCTGCCCGGCAGCAATGGCCCAGAGCACCAACGATTTGAAGAACGTGCAGCAAGAGATGGAATCCAACCAGAAGAAGGCCGAGGAATTGGCCAACAAGGCCGCAGCCCTCGACAAGGAAGTGGCCGACCTGCAGACAGCGCTGATCTCGGCCGCCGCAGATGTGCAGAAGCGCGAGCGCGAGGTGACCGAGATCGAGGAGACGTTGGGCAGTCTGGGCGAATCCGAGCAGGAGAAGGAAGCCGCCCTGATGCGCGGTCGCAGAGAACTGTCGGCCACATTGGTGGCGCTGCAGCGCCTTTCCACCATGCCGCGCCAGGCCTTGCTCTTCGGGTCGGAGAAGCCCATCGACATGGCCCGCTCGGCGCGGCTCTTGAGCCTTACCACGCCGGTGCTCGATGCGCGGGCCCGATCGCTGCAGAGCGAGCTCAACGAGATCAAGGAGCTGCGCCAGGAGATGGCGCTCCGGCGCGATGACCTCACGGCGGCGCTGGCTCAGCTGGCGGGGGAGAACAAGCGCCTTTCGGACCTCGTCGCCAAGAAGTCAGGCTTGCGCCAATCGACCCTGGCCGAGACAGATGCCACCAAGCAGCGCCTGCAGCGCCTGGCGGATCAGGCCAAGAATCTGCAGGACCTGATTGCCCGCCTGGAGCACACCCAGGCGGAAAACCCGACAGATCAGGGGTCCGACGACGACGCCGAGCCCGCCGAATCGGATGACGCCCAGGTGGCGGCCCTCACTCCGGATCCCCCCAAAAAGGCAGCGCGCCTCAAGAAACCGGCCGATTTGCGCGCTTTTCCCAAGGATATCAGCAAGCTGACACGGCCGGTCAGCGGTAAAATCGTGACCAAGTTCGGGTCCGCCACGGAAACCGCCGGCAGCATGAAGGGGACCGAGGTCGAGACCCGACCCGGCGCCCAAATTGTGGCCACATTTGACGGCCAGATTGTTTTCGAAGGCCCGTTTCGCGGCTATGGGCAAATATTGATCATAGAGCATACGGGTGGGTATCATACGATTTTGGCGGGTCTCGACCGGGTGGTCGTCGAGGTCGGCCAATGGCTGAAAGCCGGCGAACCGATCGGTCGCATGGGCGCAGCAGGTAGACTGGAAACCGCGTCGGCGGCCGAGGCAGGATCGGCCGGGGACGGAAGCGGCAGTAATTTGGGAGATGGGCGGCCTCGGCTTTACGTAGAACTGCGCCATAACGGCCAGCCATTCGATCCGGCGCCGATTTTCAAAACCAACAACAGCAACTAA
- a CDS encoding S41 family peptidase gives MFRQSLLVATALAAGIIIGTVAFGPALVQAESNATTDAPPVNTYEQLNLFGEVFERVRAAYVEPVKDDQLIESAINGMLTSLDPHSSYMNAKEYQDMQVQTKGEFGGLGIEVTMQDGLIKVVTPMDDTPAAKAGMQPGDLIAQIDGQPVQGLSLNEAVEKMRGEIGSSVTLTVLRGDQDPFEVTLKRDVIQLKSVRWELEDGNIGYVRITSFSEKTDSGLRAAIDELKKATKNDLQGLVLDLRNNPGGLLDQAISVSDDFLEKGEIVSTRGRDPNDAQRWNAESGDIIGGKPIIVLINGGSASASEIVSGALQDHGRAVLIGTKSFGKGSVQSIMAIPGHGAMRLTTARYYTPSGRSIQATGIDPDILVEQAKVEKLGAENRPHESDLKGALANPGTGEGQEGKKDTVPAQAVDQAPGTDTKKDGEKKEDATPFVGSEREQIARPDDDFQLARALDLLRGLNLIQGKSAAN, from the coding sequence ATGTTCCGCCAATCGCTCCTCGTCGCCACCGCGCTGGCCGCCGGCATCATCATCGGCACCGTCGCTTTCGGCCCTGCACTGGTCCAGGCAGAATCCAACGCCACGACCGACGCGCCGCCGGTCAACACCTATGAGCAGCTGAACCTGTTCGGCGAAGTGTTCGAGCGCGTGCGCGCCGCCTATGTCGAGCCGGTGAAGGACGACCAGCTCATCGAATCCGCCATCAATGGCATGCTGACCTCGCTGGACCCGCATTCGAGCTATATGAATGCGAAGGAATACCAGGACATGCAGGTGCAGACCAAAGGCGAATTCGGCGGTCTCGGCATCGAAGTCACCATGCAGGACGGCCTCATCAAGGTCGTGACGCCGATGGACGATACGCCCGCGGCCAAGGCCGGCATGCAGCCCGGCGACCTCATCGCCCAGATCGACGGCCAGCCGGTACAGGGCCTGTCGCTCAACGAAGCGGTCGAGAAGATGCGCGGCGAAATCGGCAGCAGTGTGACCCTCACCGTGCTGCGTGGCGACCAGGATCCGTTCGAAGTCACCCTGAAGCGCGACGTCATCCAGTTGAAGTCGGTGCGCTGGGAACTTGAGGACGGCAATATCGGCTATGTCCGCATCACCTCCTTCAGCGAGAAGACCGATAGCGGCCTGCGCGCCGCGATCGACGAACTGAAGAAGGCGACCAAGAACGACCTGCAAGGCCTGGTGCTGGATCTCAGGAACAACCCGGGCGGTCTGCTCGACCAGGCGATTTCGGTCTCTGACGACTTCCTTGAAAAGGGCGAGATCGTTTCGACCCGCGGCCGCGATCCCAATGATGCCCAGCGCTGGAACGCCGAGAGCGGCGACATCATCGGTGGCAAGCCGATCATCGTGCTCATCAATGGCGGTTCGGCCTCGGCCTCGGAAATCGTTTCCGGCGCCTTGCAGGATCACGGCCGTGCCGTGCTGATCGGCACCAAGTCGTTCGGCAAAGGCTCGGTACAGTCGATCATGGCGATCCCCGGCCACGGCGCCATGCGCCTCACCACGGCGCGCTATTACACGCCGTCGGGCCGCTCGATCCAGGCCACTGGCATCGACCCCGACATCTTGGTGGAGCAGGCCAAGGTCGAGAAGCTCGGCGCCGAGAACCGGCCGCATGAATCCGATCTCAAGGGCGCCCTTGCCAACCCGGGCACGGGCGAAGGCCAGGAAGGCAAGAAGGACACCGTGCCGGCGCAAGCGGTTGACCAGGCGCCCGGCACCGACACCAAGAAGGACGGCGAGAAGAAGGAAGACGCGACACCCTTCGTCGGTTCGGAACGTGAGCAGATCGCGCGCCCGGATGACGACTTCCAGCTGGCGCGTGCGCTCGATCTGCTCCGGGGTCTCAACCTCATCCAAGGAAAGTCAGCGGCGAACTGA
- a CDS encoding HlyD family secretion protein, whose product MRKLILRSVVSLAAIAAVSGGWYWWQTARFIESTDNAYVEGDISIISPRIEGYVAVVAVGDNQAIRAGDVLLTIEDSDFRAKVAQKQANVAGAEASLATIDSQITYQNARIAQMVAAQGSAGAELNRARQMFDRYKKLVSGKIIGTQEMDDATADKLKAEAESSRINAELVAERAQIGVLNANRAEAVAKLAEAKAELMLAQNDLDKTVIRAPIDGVIGNRAVRVGQFVSPGTQLLSLVPNDVHVVANFKETQIGHMQPGQKVKVEIDAFPGQELEGTIDSFSPASGAEFSLLPAENATGNFTKIVQRVPVRIALPQDSTLHGLLRPGLSVEVAVDTATVAAPALAQAGGWLFGAANAAPKAKQP is encoded by the coding sequence ATGCGCAAGTTGATCCTGCGATCCGTCGTCTCTCTCGCCGCCATCGCCGCCGTCTCCGGTGGCTGGTACTGGTGGCAGACCGCGCGCTTTATTGAATCGACCGACAATGCCTATGTCGAGGGCGACATCTCGATCATCAGCCCGCGCATCGAAGGCTATGTGGCGGTGGTGGCAGTCGGCGACAACCAGGCGATCCGCGCTGGTGACGTCCTCCTCACCATCGAGGATTCCGATTTCCGCGCCAAGGTGGCCCAGAAGCAAGCCAACGTCGCCGGCGCCGAGGCCAGCCTTGCCACGATCGACAGCCAGATCACCTATCAGAACGCGCGCATCGCGCAGATGGTAGCGGCGCAAGGGTCGGCCGGTGCCGAACTCAACCGCGCCAGGCAGATGTTCGACCGCTACAAGAAGCTGGTCTCTGGCAAGATCATCGGCACGCAGGAAATGGATGACGCCACCGCCGACAAGCTGAAGGCGGAAGCGGAATCGAGCCGTATCAATGCCGAACTGGTGGCCGAACGCGCGCAGATCGGCGTTCTCAACGCCAACCGTGCCGAAGCGGTGGCCAAGCTTGCCGAAGCCAAGGCGGAGCTGATGCTGGCGCAGAACGATCTCGACAAGACGGTCATCCGCGCGCCCATCGACGGCGTCATCGGCAACCGCGCCGTGCGCGTCGGCCAGTTCGTGAGCCCCGGCACCCAGCTTTTGTCGCTGGTCCCCAATGACGTCCATGTCGTTGCCAATTTCAAGGAAACGCAGATCGGCCACATGCAGCCGGGCCAGAAGGTGAAGGTCGAGATCGACGCCTTTCCGGGCCAGGAGCTCGAGGGCACGATCGACAGCTTCTCGCCGGCATCGGGTGCCGAATTCAGCCTGCTCCCGGCCGAGAACGCTACCGGCAACTTCACCAAGATCGTGCAGCGCGTCCCGGTCCGCATCGCCTTGCCGCAAGACTCGACACTGCACGGCCTGCTGCGCCCCGGCCTGTCGGTCGAGGTGGCCGTTGACACCGCCACGGTCGCAGCACCCGCCCTGGCGCAGGCCGGCGGTTGGCTGTTCGGTGCGGCCAATGCGGCACCCAAGGCCAAGCAGCCGTAA
- the guaD gene encoding guanine deaminase: MQRLFLGTVLHFLSDPGAEPAPGSWQLFEDGALLVENGKVMRVGDAATLRADQAPSTEIVDHRGKLILPGFVDTHVHSAQLDVIASYGTQLLDWLTRYTFPSERRFEDADHGARMANMFLDRLLASGTTTASVYPTVHKQSAETFFAAADARNMRMLAGKILMDRNCPGYLRDDVISAEVDCRDLIQRWHGKGRLGYSLTPRFAPTSTPAQLAMAGRLFNEVPGLHLQSHLAENVHEIKWVHELFPDRRSYLDVYDHFGLLGGRAIYGHCIHTDAADRARMAETRTAIAFCPSSNLFIGSGLFDFEQAKAAGIRVGLASDVGGGTSLSMLQVMADAYKVLQLKGQHLNPWRAFYLATLGGAEALSLDAHIGNFMPGKEADFTVLDFAAIPILKHRADIARDFAERLFALMILGDDRAVAATYVLGERAF, translated from the coding sequence ATGCAACGCCTCTTCCTCGGTACTGTCTTGCACTTCCTGTCGGATCCCGGTGCGGAACCCGCCCCCGGCAGCTGGCAGCTGTTCGAAGACGGCGCTCTCCTGGTCGAAAACGGCAAGGTGATGCGTGTCGGCGATGCGGCGACTTTGCGCGCGGACCAGGCGCCAAGCACCGAGATCGTCGATCACCGCGGCAAGCTGATCCTGCCGGGCTTCGTCGATACCCATGTGCATTCGGCGCAGCTTGATGTGATTGCATCTTATGGAACACAGCTGCTCGACTGGCTGACGCGCTATACCTTCCCGTCGGAGCGGCGCTTCGAGGACGCCGATCACGGCGCCCGCATGGCGAATATGTTTCTCGACCGGCTGCTGGCCAGCGGCACCACCACGGCCTCGGTCTATCCGACCGTGCACAAGCAATCGGCGGAAACATTCTTCGCCGCAGCTGATGCCCGTAACATGCGCATGCTGGCCGGCAAGATCCTGATGGATCGCAACTGTCCGGGCTATCTGCGCGACGATGTCATCAGTGCCGAGGTCGATTGCCGGGACCTCATCCAGCGCTGGCATGGCAAGGGGCGTCTTGGCTATTCGCTGACGCCGCGTTTTGCGCCGACATCGACGCCTGCGCAATTGGCGATGGCGGGACGTCTTTTCAATGAGGTGCCGGGGCTGCATCTGCAATCACATCTCGCCGAGAATGTCCATGAGATCAAATGGGTGCACGAACTGTTTCCCGACCGGCGTTCCTATCTTGATGTTTACGACCATTTCGGCCTGCTCGGCGGGCGGGCCATTTACGGCCACTGCATCCATACCGATGCGGCCGATCGCGCCCGGATGGCGGAAACACGCACAGCCATCGCCTTCTGCCCGTCCTCCAATCTCTTCATCGGGTCCGGCCTCTTTGATTTCGAACAGGCGAAGGCAGCCGGCATTCGCGTCGGCTTGGCGAGCGATGTCGGCGGCGGCACCTCGCTCTCCATGCTCCAGGTCATGGCGGACGCCTATAAGGTGCTGCAGCTCAAAGGCCAGCATCTCAATCCGTGGCGTGCCTTCTACCTCGCCACCTTGGGCGGCGCGGAGGCCCTCTCGCTCGATGCCCATATCGGCAATTTCATGCCCGGCAAGGAAGCGGATTTCACCGTGCTCGATTTTGCCGCCATCCCGATCCTGAAGCACCGCGCCGACATCGCCCGCGACTTCGCCGAGCGTCTCTTTGCGCTGATGATTCTCGGCGACGACCGCGCGGTGGCTGCGACCTATGTGCTGGGAGAGCGGGCCTTTTAG
- the gpmI gene encoding 2,3-bisphosphoglycerate-independent phosphoglycerate mutase, giving the protein MTDKRPKPVVLCILDGWGHRHEHEDNAVVLADTPNWDRLTAENPWSLVDASELYVGLPEGQMGNSEVGHMNLGAGRVVMQDLPRIDRAIADGSIAKIPELEDFVTKVRAAKGDVQLLGLLSPGGVHSHQNHMVALCKILSGLGLGVVVHGFLDGRDTPPQSAKGFVADFEAKIANLPNVRIGTLGGRYYAMDRDKRWERVTLAYDAFHGDAPRVATAQAAIDEGYARGETDEFIKPTLIGNFPGFRNGDGLLMANFRADRARQLLTTLIDPAFKDFARKKVTSFSAILGMVEYSAELAKLMPCLFPPVELTRTLGEIIADHGMTQLRIAETEKYAHVTFFFNGGEESLFPGEERILVPSPKVATYDLMPEMSAYELTDKLVEAIGSGKFDLIVVNYANGDMVGHSGNLKAAMKAVEVVDACLGRVREAVVKQGGALLITADHGNCEMMKDPITGEPHTAHTLNRVPFILVNAPAWVHKLHDGRLADVAPTILALLGIIQPKEMTGQSLVTDPAPDGHNAGAASA; this is encoded by the coding sequence ATGACCGACAAGCGCCCGAAACCCGTCGTCCTGTGCATTCTGGATGGTTGGGGGCATCGGCATGAGCATGAGGACAATGCCGTTGTCCTCGCCGACACGCCGAACTGGGACCGGCTGACGGCGGAAAATCCCTGGAGCCTGGTCGACGCGTCGGAGCTTTATGTGGGTCTGCCCGAGGGCCAGATGGGCAATTCCGAGGTCGGCCACATGAATCTCGGTGCCGGCCGCGTCGTCATGCAGGACTTGCCGCGCATCGACCGCGCCATCGCCGACGGCTCGATCGCCAAGATTCCGGAACTGGAAGATTTCGTCACCAAGGTACGTGCCGCCAAGGGCGATGTGCAATTGCTGGGCCTGTTGTCGCCGGGCGGCGTGCATTCGCACCAGAACCACATGGTGGCCTTGTGCAAGATCCTGTCGGGCCTGGGCCTGGGCGTCGTTGTGCACGGCTTTCTTGATGGCCGCGATACGCCGCCCCAGAGCGCCAAGGGTTTCGTCGCCGATTTCGAGGCGAAGATTGCGAACCTGCCCAATGTGCGCATCGGCACGCTGGGCGGGCGCTATTACGCGATGGACCGCGACAAGCGCTGGGAACGGGTGACCCTGGCCTATGACGCCTTCCACGGCGATGCACCGCGTGTCGCCACCGCGCAGGCCGCGATCGACGAAGGTTATGCGCGCGGCGAAACGGACGAGTTCATCAAGCCGACGCTCATCGGCAACTTTCCAGGCTTTCGCAATGGCGACGGGCTGCTGATGGCAAATTTCCGCGCCGACCGCGCGCGGCAATTGCTGACAACCCTCATCGATCCGGCGTTCAAGGATTTTGCGCGCAAGAAGGTGACGAGCTTCTCCGCGATCCTGGGCATGGTCGAGTATTCAGCCGAGCTTGCCAAGCTGATGCCCTGCCTGTTCCCGCCGGTGGAACTGACGCGCACCTTGGGCGAGATCATCGCCGACCATGGCATGACGCAGCTTCGCATAGCGGAGACCGAGAAATACGCCCATGTCACCTTCTTCTTCAACGGCGGCGAGGAAAGCCTCTTTCCCGGCGAGGAACGCATCCTGGTGCCGAGCCCCAAGGTTGCGACCTATGACCTGATGCCGGAAATGTCCGCCTATGAGCTGACCGACAAGCTGGTCGAGGCGATCGGTTCGGGCAAGTTCGACCTCATCGTCGTCAACTACGCCAATGGCGACATGGTCGGCCACAGCGGCAATCTCAAGGCTGCGATGAAGGCCGTCGAAGTCGTCGACGCGTGCTTGGGCCGCGTGCGCGAGGCCGTCGTCAAACAAGGCGGCGCCCTGCTCATCACCGCCGATCACGGCAATTGCGAAATGATGAAGGACCCCATCACCGGCGAGCCGCACACCGCCCATACGCTCAACCGCGTGCCCTTCATCCTGGTCAATGCGCCGGCATGGGTCCACAAGCTGCATGACGGGCGCTTGGCCGATGTGGCGCCGACCATCCTGGCACTGCTCGGCATCATCCAGCCCAAGGAGATGACCGGCCAGTCGCTGGTGACGGATCCCGCACCAGACGGCCACAATGCCGGTGCGGCTTCGGCGTGA
- a CDS encoding DHA2 family efflux MFS transporter permease subunit → MERPLTSRDWIGFMTMVVGMFMAILDIQIVSSSISDIQAGLAASSDEASWIQTSYLIAEVVMIPLSGFLTRLVSTRVLFTISAAGFTITSMLCALAWDINSMIIFRALQGFIGGAMIPTVFAACYTVFPPSKRNMLSVLMGLVATMAPTLGPTLGGYITEISSWHWLFLANLLPGAIVTITVWTLVDFDKPDWSLLPGFDYLGLAFMAIFLGSLEFVLEEGPRDDWFDDRTIFTFAVVAAIAGVLFTWRVLSYRQPIVDIRAFANRNFLIGCTFSFIIGIGLYGSTYLMPLFLGRVRDYTALDIGLVMFVTGCFQFMSAPIAGRLAGVLDPRLMLAFGLGMFGLGTHLQSLMTSEWGFWEFFVPQACRGFALMFLFIPVNAAALGTLPPERIKNASGLYNLMRNLGGAIGLAAINTVLTERMSLHWTRLVENMPAGDPVVQSFLENARHGMAGAMGSVAENAAIKMLANTVYMQAEVLTMADAQFLLSAIFLAAIVLVPIMQRPRGAPAAADH, encoded by the coding sequence ATGGAAAGACCGCTGACGAGCCGCGACTGGATCGGCTTCATGACCATGGTCGTCGGCATGTTCATGGCGATCCTGGACATCCAGATCGTCTCAAGCTCGATCTCAGATATCCAGGCGGGCCTCGCCGCCAGTTCCGACGAGGCCAGCTGGATTCAGACGTCCTACCTCATCGCCGAAGTGGTGATGATCCCGCTCTCAGGCTTCCTCACGCGCCTGGTATCGACGCGGGTGCTGTTCACGATTTCCGCCGCCGGCTTCACTATCACCAGCATGCTCTGCGCCCTGGCGTGGGACATCAATTCGATGATCATCTTCCGCGCCCTGCAGGGCTTCATCGGCGGCGCGATGATCCCCACCGTCTTTGCCGCCTGCTACACCGTGTTTCCGCCGTCCAAACGCAACATGCTCTCGGTGCTGATGGGCCTCGTTGCCACCATGGCGCCGACCTTGGGTCCGACGCTCGGCGGCTACATCACCGAGATTTCCAGCTGGCACTGGCTGTTCCTGGCCAACCTGCTGCCAGGCGCCATCGTCACCATCACCGTCTGGACCCTGGTTGATTTCGACAAGCCGGATTGGTCACTGCTGCCGGGCTTCGATTACCTGGGCCTTGCCTTCATGGCGATATTCCTGGGCTCGCTCGAATTCGTGCTGGAAGAAGGCCCGCGCGACGATTGGTTCGACGACCGGACGATCTTCACTTTCGCCGTCGTGGCAGCGATCGCCGGCGTGCTGTTTACCTGGCGCGTCTTGAGCTACCGTCAGCCCATCGTCGATATCCGCGCCTTCGCCAATCGGAACTTCCTGATCGGCTGTACCTTCAGCTTCATCATCGGCATCGGCCTTTATGGCTCGACCTATCTGATGCCGCTGTTCCTTGGACGCGTGCGCGATTACACGGCGCTCGATATCGGCCTGGTCATGTTCGTGACTGGCTGTTTCCAGTTCATGTCGGCGCCGATCGCCGGACGCCTTGCCGGCGTGCTCGATCCGCGACTGATGCTGGCCTTCGGCCTCGGCATGTTCGGCCTCGGCACGCATCTTCAATCCCTCATGACGTCGGAATGGGGCTTCTGGGAATTCTTCGTGCCGCAGGCCTGCCGCGGCTTCGCGCTGATGTTCCTGTTCATCCCCGTCAATGCCGCGGCTCTTGGCACGCTGCCGCCGGAGCGTATCAAGAATGCGAGCGGCCTTTACAACCTGATGCGCAATCTGGGTGGGGCCATCGGCCTTGCCGCCATCAACACGGTGCTGACCGAGCGCATGTCGCTGCACTGGACGCGCCTGGTCGAGAACATGCCGGCAGGCGACCCGGTGGTGCAGAGCTTCCTGGAAAATGCGCGTCACGGCATGGCTGGCGCCATGGGCAGCGTTGCCGAGAATGCCGCCATCAAGATGCTGGCCAACACGGTTTACATGCAGGCCGAGGTTTTGACGATGGCCGATGCCCAATTCCTGCTCAGCGCCATCTTCCTTGCCGCCATCGTCCTGGTGCCGATCATGCAACGCCCGCGCGGGGCACCTGCGGCCGCAGATCACTAA
- a CDS encoding DUF2272 domain-containing protein, which produces MHVFRFLPRLILTLSLAACASLPPRNLAPPADIRSNILRLADQEWQAFGRQTVYRAPDRHEIIDPVGVWEDDRKGSALVAKYWRGIGEDWTGVDGDKPWSAAFISWVMAQAGVPPEEMPASATHASYLRAAIGADDSHWRPHPPADYAPQPGDLICATRAGQKVARYDDVPLGATLHCDIVVHVGAGFLESIGGNVRNSVSKSERKLGADGRLGTNADRPWFLVLENRYP; this is translated from the coding sequence ATGCACGTTTTCCGGTTTCTGCCGCGCCTGATCCTCACGTTATCGCTGGCGGCCTGTGCCAGTCTGCCGCCGCGCAACCTGGCGCCGCCGGCCGACATCCGCAGCAACATCCTGCGCCTCGCTGATCAGGAATGGCAGGCCTTTGGCAGGCAGACCGTTTATCGGGCACCCGACCGGCATGAAATCATCGACCCCGTCGGCGTCTGGGAGGATGACCGCAAGGGCTCGGCGCTGGTTGCCAAATACTGGCGCGGCATCGGCGAGGATTGGACGGGCGTCGATGGCGACAAGCCCTGGTCTGCGGCCTTCATCTCCTGGGTGATGGCCCAGGCCGGCGTCCCGCCGGAAGAGATGCCGGCTTCCGCCACGCATGCCAGTTACCTGCGTGCCGCCATCGGCGCTGATGACAGCCATTGGCGGCCGCATCCGCCGGCCGATTACGCCCCGCAACCCGGCGATCTCATCTGCGCCACACGGGCCGGACAGAAGGTCGCGCGCTATGACGACGTGCCCTTGGGTGCCACACTCCATTGCGACATCGTTGTACATGTCGGCGCGGGGTTTCTTGAATCGATCGGCGGCAATGTGCGCAACTCGGTCTCGAAATCCGAACGCAAACTGGGCGCCGATGGCCGCCTCGGCACCAATGCGGATCGGCCCTGGTTCCTGGTGCTGGAGAACAGGTATCCGTGA
- a CDS encoding PAS domain-containing protein produces the protein MLQAEFAQSVRQHRDIPLTEIGRYPDLADALQAWQQSDGRRAPRSIDPGAMPKALLPYVMLLDLEENPDRLRVRLAGTHVCQKYGGELRGRTTDDFFSPTDARHVVNAALTVAQLGIPSLAERTYVNLDGGLWSYVRLIAPLSRNGTRIDSFFKVLDPSSLQNHVSAA, from the coding sequence ATGTTGCAAGCCGAATTCGCCCAGTCAGTGCGACAACACCGCGACATCCCGCTGACAGAGATCGGGCGCTATCCTGATCTTGCCGATGCATTGCAGGCTTGGCAGCAATCCGATGGACGGCGCGCGCCGCGCAGCATCGATCCAGGGGCGATGCCCAAGGCATTGTTGCCCTATGTGATGCTGCTCGATCTTGAAGAGAACCCAGACCGACTGCGCGTGCGTCTGGCCGGCACGCATGTTTGCCAGAAATATGGCGGCGAATTGCGCGGCCGGACCACCGACGACTTCTTCTCCCCGACCGATGCGCGCCATGTCGTCAACGCGGCGCTGACGGTTGCTCAGTTGGGCATTCCAAGTCTTGCGGAACGGACATATGTGAATTTGGACGGCGGCTTGTGGTCATATGTGCGGCTCATCGCGCCGCTTTCTCGCAACGGCACGAGGATCGACAGCTTCTTTAAGGTGCTGGACCCCAGCAGCCTGCAGAACCATGTCAGCGCTGCTTAA